The [Actinobacillus] rossii genome contains a region encoding:
- the ypjD gene encoding cytochrome c assembly protein yields the protein MSYAIFSMLCYCVSILLIAPSLAQGQTAQINKTWVLLTALAGIALHYLSLHYWEDVTPDGTTMTLLEVSSLLSLFIAILATIPLCLKVRTISFLLPIAYGFAIINLIMAEFIPSKMVQLHQHIFAHIVLSMVAYSVCFIAMLYSIQIAWLDNNLKQKKIMPSPAVPPLMLVERHFFRVLLSGEILLTITLISGAFYLADSFEPSNIHKALFSLFAWIVFGVLLLGHWKWHWRGKRMIIFTISGMILLTVAYFGSKII from the coding sequence ATGTCATACGCTATTTTTTCAATGCTTTGTTACTGTGTTAGTATTTTGTTAATCGCACCGTCGTTAGCACAAGGTCAAACTGCACAAATCAATAAAACGTGGGTTTTATTGACCGCACTTGCAGGCATTGCCTTGCATTATTTGAGTCTACATTATTGGGAAGATGTCACGCCCGATGGCACGACTATGACGCTATTAGAAGTCAGTTCATTATTAAGCTTATTTATCGCTATTTTAGCCACAATTCCCCTTTGTTTAAAAGTACGTACCATTTCATTCTTACTCCCCATTGCTTACGGTTTTGCCATTATTAATTTGATTATGGCAGAATTTATTCCAAGTAAAATGGTACAATTGCATCAGCACATTTTTGCCCATATTGTACTTTCTATGGTGGCGTATTCTGTCTGTTTTATTGCAATGCTTTATAGTATTCAAATTGCCTGGCTTGATAATAATTTGAAACAGAAAAAAATTATGCCATCGCCCGCTGTTCCACCGTTAATGTTGGTCGAACGTCATTTCTTCCGCGTTTTATTAAGCGGCGAAATTCTTCTAACCATTACGCTGATATCCGGCGCATTTTATCTTGCTGATTCTTTTGAACCGTCAAATATTCACAAAGCCTTGTTCTCGTTATTTGCTTGGATCGTATTTGGCGTGCTGCTTTTAGGTCATTGGAAATGGCATTGGCGCGGAAAAAGAATGATCATTTTCACCATTTCAGGTATGATTTTGCTGACCGTTGCTTATTTTGGTAGCAAAATTATTTAG
- the ffh gene encoding signal recognition particle protein gives MFENLSDRLSKTLRNITGKGRLTEDNIKETLREVRMALLEADVALPVVRDFINKVKESALGEEVNKSLTPGQEFLKIVQRELEIAMGDANEELNLATQPPAVILMAGLQGAGKTTSVGKLAKFLKERHKKKVLVVSADVYRPAAIKQLETLAQAVGADFFPSSVQQNPVEIAKAALADAKLKFYDVLIVDTAGRLHVDGEMMEEIKQIHAALSPIETLFTVDAMTGQDAANTAKAFNEALPLTGVILTKVDGDARGGAALSIRQITGKPIKFLGVGEKTDALEPFHPDRVASRILGMGDVLSLIEDLQRNVDHEKAEKMAQKFKKGDQFTLDDFREQLVEMKKMGGMMSMLEKLPGAKNLPDHVKNQVDDKMFIKMEAIINSMTLKERANPDIIKGSRRRRIALGSGTQVQDVNKLLKQFDEMQRMMKKMRSGGMAKMMRGMKGMMGGGMGGLGGLGGMFGRR, from the coding sequence ATGTTTGAAAATTTATCCGATCGCTTATCAAAAACTTTACGTAACATTACAGGTAAAGGGCGTTTAACCGAAGATAATATCAAAGAAACGTTGCGCGAAGTGCGTATGGCGCTGCTTGAAGCGGATGTGGCGTTGCCTGTCGTTCGCGATTTTATCAACAAAGTCAAGGAAAGTGCACTTGGCGAAGAAGTAAATAAAAGCTTAACCCCAGGGCAAGAGTTCCTAAAAATTGTTCAGCGTGAACTTGAAATCGCCATGGGTGATGCGAATGAAGAATTGAACCTTGCTACACAGCCACCGGCGGTAATTTTAATGGCGGGTTTGCAAGGGGCGGGTAAAACGACTTCTGTGGGTAAACTCGCGAAATTCTTAAAAGAACGTCATAAGAAAAAAGTGCTGGTGGTTTCAGCGGACGTTTACCGTCCGGCGGCGATTAAACAATTGGAAACCTTGGCGCAAGCTGTAGGAGCGGATTTCTTTCCATCAAGTGTTCAACAAAATCCCGTTGAAATTGCCAAGGCCGCGCTTGCCGATGCAAAGTTGAAATTCTACGATGTGTTGATTGTGGATACGGCGGGTCGTTTACACGTTGACGGCGAAATGATGGAAGAAATTAAACAAATTCACGCCGCACTTTCGCCAATTGAAACGCTCTTTACGGTTGATGCGATGACAGGTCAAGATGCGGCAAATACAGCAAAAGCCTTTAATGAAGCCTTACCATTAACAGGGGTGATTTTAACCAAAGTGGATGGCGATGCCCGAGGAGGTGCAGCGTTATCTATTCGCCAAATTACAGGAAAACCGATTAAGTTTCTTGGTGTCGGTGAGAAAACCGATGCTTTAGAACCGTTTCATCCAGATCGTGTAGCATCACGTATTTTGGGTATGGGCGATGTGTTGTCGTTGATTGAAGATTTACAACGCAACGTTGACCATGAAAAAGCGGAAAAAATGGCGCAAAAATTCAAAAAAGGCGACCAATTTACCCTGGATGATTTCCGCGAACAGCTCGTTGAAATGAAAAAAATGGGTGGAATGATGTCGATGCTTGAGAAATTACCAGGCGCTAAAAACTTGCCTGATCACGTAAAAAATCAAGTGGATGACAAAATGTTTATCAAAATGGAAGCGATCATTAATTCCATGACGCTAAAAGAACGTGCCAACCCCGATATTATCAAAGGCTCACGCCGTCGCCGTATTGCGCTGGGTTCTGGTACGCAAGTGCAAGATGTGAACAAATTGCTCAAACAATTTGACGAAATGCAACGTATGATGAAGAAAATGCGTAGTGGTGGTATGGCTAAGATGATGCGCGGTATGAAAGGGATGATGGGCGGCGGTATGGGCGGTCTAGGTGGATTAGGCGGAATGTTTGGACGTCGTTAA
- a CDS encoding bile acid:sodium symporter has protein sequence MRALKHLSHYLTKFTALVIILTAAFTFFVPETFTWVKGDAQIIVLGIIMLGMGMTLGKKDYQILAQRPLDIFIGAVAQYTIMPFVAITIANVFNLSPGLTLGLVLVGCCPGGVSSNIMSFLCKGDVAFSVGMTTVSTLIAPVMTPLLISYLVGETIDMNGWAMFKFMVLVTILPVAIGSFFNIVCHNQKWFHDVRAVMPGVAVIGFACIVGGVVAVHGPKFLESGLVIFVCIAFHNAIGYVLGYLAGNIFGMSIAKKRTLSIEVGVQNAGLATGLSSKFFPTSAESAIACAVSCVWHSISGTILANLFLWWDKKQGKETSTVHTVN, from the coding sequence ATGCGCGCACTCAAACATCTTAGTCATTATTTAACCAAATTCACAGCTCTCGTGATTATTCTTACCGCAGCTTTTACTTTCTTTGTCCCAGAAACCTTTACTTGGGTAAAAGGCGATGCACAAATTATCGTACTCGGCATTATTATGCTTGGAATGGGGATGACATTAGGGAAAAAAGATTATCAAATTCTTGCTCAACGTCCTTTAGATATTTTCATTGGAGCCGTCGCACAATATACCATTATGCCTTTTGTTGCGATTACTATCGCTAACGTATTTAATTTATCACCAGGTTTAACCTTAGGGCTTGTGCTGGTAGGCTGCTGTCCTGGCGGCGTGTCTTCAAACATTATGAGTTTCTTATGCAAAGGAGATGTGGCATTTTCTGTTGGAATGACAACAGTTTCAACTTTAATTGCTCCAGTCATGACACCGCTTCTTATCAGTTATCTAGTCGGCGAAACCATTGATATGAACGGGTGGGCAATGTTCAAATTTATGGTATTAGTGACGATCTTGCCTGTCGCTATTGGCTCTTTCTTCAATATTGTCTGCCATAACCAAAAATGGTTCCACGATGTAAGAGCGGTAATGCCAGGCGTTGCCGTAATTGGTTTTGCTTGTATCGTAGGTGGCGTTGTGGCAGTTCATGGACCTAAATTCTTAGAATCAGGTTTAGTGATTTTTGTCTGTATCGCATTCCATAATGCCATTGGCTATGTATTAGGTTATTTAGCGGGTAATATATTTGGTATGAGCATTGCTAAAAAACGCACATTATCTATCGAAGTTGGCGTCCAAAATGCAGGTTTAGCCACAGGATTAAGCTCAAAATTTTTCCCAACTAGCGCAGAATCCGCTATTGCTTGTGCTGTCTCTTGCGTATGGCACTCCATTTCAGGAACTATCTTGGCTAATTTATTCCTTTGGTGGGATAAAAAACAAGGTAAAGAAACATCAACGGTTCATACTGTCAACTAA
- a CDS encoding HAD family hydrolase: MKFYRTFMPFKAISFDLDDTLYDNRQVILDAEQQFVVKLSELLGKDVNIDEWKQWKFRIFEQDPILCEDVTLWRYETLTAFLREQGKSAVEIEQIWQVAIAHFFDWRHKMAISAKTYSVLQQLKCRYPLIAITNGNVTPERIGLDFDLTMKGGVHGRAKPHQALFHQTAQKLQIQPCEILHVGDNLVTDVQGAIQAGCQSVWINLSGVGIRQFNDATLLPTLEITELTELLSLFK, encoded by the coding sequence ATGAAATTCTACCGTACTTTTATGCCATTTAAGGCGATCAGTTTTGATCTTGATGATACCTTATATGATAATCGACAAGTCATTCTAGATGCTGAACAGCAATTTGTTGTCAAACTTTCGGAACTTCTTGGCAAAGACGTTAACATTGATGAATGGAAACAATGGAAATTTCGTATTTTCGAACAAGATCCAATTTTATGTGAAGATGTGACCTTATGGCGATATGAAACTCTGACAGCATTCTTGCGTGAACAAGGTAAAAGTGCGGTGGAAATTGAGCAAATTTGGCAAGTGGCTATTGCGCATTTTTTTGACTGGCGACATAAAATGGCAATTTCAGCAAAAACTTATTCTGTGTTGCAACAATTAAAATGCCGATATCCGCTTATTGCTATCACGAATGGTAATGTCACGCCTGAACGTATTGGACTAGATTTTGATTTAACCATGAAAGGAGGCGTTCACGGTAGAGCCAAACCACATCAGGCGTTATTTCATCAAACGGCACAAAAACTGCAGATTCAACCCTGTGAGATTCTACACGTGGGGGATAATCTTGTGACGGATGTTCAAGGTGCGATCCAAGCGGGCTGCCAATCAGTTTGGATTAATTTATCTGGTGTTGGCATACGTCAATTTAACGATGCTACCCTTTTGCCTACTTTAGAAATCACTGAGTTAACAGAACTCTTGTCACTATTCAAATAA
- the xerC_1 gene encoding site-specific tyrosine recombinase XerC, with amino-acid sequence MQVALQKYYDYLRIERQLSAYTLTAYQRQLTAVVEILLKNEIHSWQAISPSVVRFVVAESRKSGLHEKSLALRLSALRQFLGYLVIQGELKVNPATGISAPKQGKHLPKNIDEEQVTQLLNNQSKEPIDIRDRAIIELMYSSGLRLSELQGLNLNSLNLRAREVRVLGKGNKERILPFGHHALHAIQAWLKVRLFFNPKDEALFVSSLGNRLTHRSIQKRMEVWGIKQGLNAHLNPHKLRHSFATHMLEASSDLRAVQELLGHSNLATTQIYTHLNFQHLADVYDKAHPRAKRK; translated from the coding sequence ATGCAAGTTGCCCTTCAAAAATACTACGATTATTTACGTATTGAACGCCAATTAAGTGCTTATACGTTAACCGCGTATCAACGCCAGCTGACTGCGGTGGTAGAAATTTTGCTGAAAAATGAAATTCATTCTTGGCAAGCTATTTCGCCAAGTGTTGTGCGCTTTGTGGTAGCAGAAAGCCGAAAATCAGGTTTACACGAAAAAAGCCTTGCCTTACGTTTATCTGCCTTACGTCAATTCTTAGGCTATTTGGTGATACAAGGTGAATTAAAGGTCAATCCTGCTACCGGTATTTCAGCGCCAAAACAAGGAAAACATCTGCCGAAAAACATTGACGAAGAACAAGTGACTCAACTTCTCAATAACCAAAGCAAGGAACCTATTGATATTCGTGATCGCGCAATAATTGAGTTAATGTATAGCTCAGGATTACGGTTATCTGAATTACAAGGATTGAATCTCAACAGTCTTAATCTACGTGCCCGTGAAGTTCGCGTGTTGGGGAAAGGAAACAAAGAACGCATTCTGCCCTTTGGGCATCACGCTTTGCATGCTATTCAAGCCTGGCTAAAAGTGCGGTTGTTTTTTAATCCAAAAGATGAGGCGTTATTTGTGAGTTCCTTGGGCAATCGCTTAACCCATCGTTCCATTCAAAAACGGATGGAAGTGTGGGGAATTAAACAAGGATTAAACGCGCATTTGAATCCACATAAGTTGCGCCATAGTTTTGCCACGCATATGCTAGAAGCCAGTTCAGATTTACGTGCCGTACAAGAATTATTAGGGCATAGCAATCTCGCTACAACGCAAATTTATACCCATTTAAATTTCCAACATTTAGCTGACGTCTATGATAAAGCACATCCACGCGCTAAACGGAAATAG
- the lutC gene encoding Lactate utilization protein C, which yields MTIQNRETFLARLAERMGRTLHTVPDPMPKLVNDYPTTRLTDRTQAQLAQEFMDFAKVMMVDVVETSETNVVAQLLEICEKYGGSDIILNNDERLKELGLTQAIEMNYTAHIWDKNAKAENITKAEKANIGIVHAEYGLCESGGIVLFSNQDNGRSVSLLPEKSIVVVRKSQILPRVAQLAKILHEKAQHGERMPSCINIIAGPSSTADIELIKVVGVHGPVAKVYLVIDDL from the coding sequence ATGACAATTCAAAATCGTGAAACATTCTTAGCAAGATTAGCAGAACGCATGGGGCGTACACTTCATACCGTACCTGATCCTATGCCTAAATTAGTGAATGACTACCCGACAACGCGTTTAACCGATCGTACTCAAGCTCAACTGGCGCAAGAATTTATGGACTTTGCGAAAGTAATGATGGTAGACGTAGTCGAAACTTCAGAAACTAATGTAGTGGCGCAATTACTTGAAATTTGCGAAAAATATGGTGGCAGTGACATTATTTTAAATAATGACGAAAGACTGAAAGAACTCGGTCTGACTCAGGCTATCGAAATGAATTACACAGCGCATATTTGGGATAAAAATGCTAAAGCAGAGAATATCACTAAAGCAGAAAAAGCAAATATTGGTATTGTTCATGCCGAATATGGTTTATGTGAAAGTGGCGGTATTGTCTTATTCTCAAATCAAGATAACGGCCGTTCGGTAAGCTTATTACCTGAAAAATCGATTGTAGTAGTACGCAAAAGCCAAATACTTCCACGCGTCGCTCAGCTCGCCAAAATTTTGCATGAAAAAGCACAACATGGAGAGCGCATGCCATCTTGTATCAATATTATTGCCGGTCCAAGTTCAACCGCAGATATTGAATTGATTAAAGTTGTTGGCGTACACGGCCCGGTGGCAAAAGTTTATTTAGTGATTGATGACCTATAA
- the lutB gene encoding iron-sulfur cluster binding protein codes for MSLKTSELPFKQRVEKQVHNEIMRRAVIKAQETIGANRQKMVDELGHWEEWRDLAKQIRNHVLANLDAYLYQLSEKVEQNGGHVFFAETAEEANDYILRIAREKNAKKIVKSKSMVTEEIGMNHILEKDGIKVVETDLGEYLLQIVGDKPSHIVVPAIHKDRHQIRKELHEKLGYNGTEKPEEMTAFIRQVIRKDFLEADIGISGCNFAVAETGSCCLVTNEGNLRLATTVPKTHIAVMGMERIAPTFQEVDVLITMLCRSAVGAKLTGYNTWLTGPRLEGETDGPEEFHLVIVDNGRSQILESEFKEVLRCIRCGACLNTCPAYRQIGGHGYGSIYPGPIGAVISPLLGGYEDFKELPYACSLCSGCNSVCPVKIPLAQLILRHRENIAQSGLTPLAERISIKGFNFANAHPAIWDSSVKIGAKLAGKFIKNGKSPIQAGALAEWTKARDLPQPEGESFRSWFANRGKN; via the coding sequence ATGTCTTTGAAAACTAGTGAGTTACCATTTAAACAACGCGTCGAAAAGCAAGTTCACAATGAAATTATGCGCCGTGCTGTAATCAAAGCACAAGAAACTATTGGCGCAAACCGCCAAAAAATGGTGGATGAACTCGGTCATTGGGAAGAATGGCGTGATCTGGCAAAACAAATTCGTAACCATGTATTAGCCAATCTTGATGCCTATTTATATCAATTAAGTGAAAAAGTAGAGCAAAATGGTGGGCATGTTTTCTTTGCAGAAACTGCAGAAGAGGCCAATGATTATATTCTTCGTATTGCTCGCGAAAAAAATGCGAAAAAAATTGTTAAATCCAAATCCATGGTCACCGAAGAAATCGGGATGAACCATATTTTAGAAAAAGATGGCATTAAGGTCGTCGAAACGGATTTAGGCGAGTATTTGTTACAAATCGTAGGTGATAAACCGTCTCATATTGTTGTGCCCGCTATTCATAAAGATCGTCATCAGATTCGTAAAGAATTGCATGAAAAATTAGGTTATAACGGAACTGAGAAACCAGAAGAAATGACGGCATTCATCCGCCAAGTTATCCGAAAAGATTTCTTGGAGGCCGATATTGGCATTAGTGGCTGTAACTTTGCCGTGGCTGAAACGGGGTCTTGTTGTTTAGTCACGAACGAAGGAAACTTACGCCTTGCAACTACTGTACCTAAAACGCATATCGCCGTCATGGGTATGGAACGTATTGCGCCGACTTTCCAAGAGGTAGATGTATTAATTACTATGCTTTGCCGCAGTGCTGTTGGGGCAAAATTAACAGGTTACAATACTTGGTTGACAGGTCCACGTCTTGAAGGCGAAACAGATGGTCCTGAAGAATTTCATTTAGTGATTGTCGATAATGGTCGTTCTCAAATTCTTGAGAGTGAATTTAAAGAAGTATTACGCTGTATTCGTTGTGGTGCTTGCTTAAATACTTGTCCGGCTTACCGTCAAATTGGCGGCCATGGCTATGGTTCAATTTATCCCGGTCCTATCGGTGCCGTTATTTCACCATTACTTGGTGGTTATGAAGACTTTAAAGAATTGCCATATGCATGTTCATTATGCTCTGGCTGTAACAGTGTTTGCCCGGTAAAAATTCCTTTAGCACAACTTATTTTACGCCACCGCGAAAATATCGCTCAGTCAGGGTTAACACCATTAGCAGAGCGTATTTCCATCAAAGGTTTTAACTTTGCCAACGCCCATCCGGCAATTTGGGATAGCAGTGTCAAAATTGGCGCTAAATTAGCAGGAAAATTTATCAAAAATGGCAAATCACCTATTCAAGCCGGCGCACTAGCAGAATGGACAAAAGCACGTGATTTACCACAACCGGAAGGTGAAAGTTTCCGTTCATGGTTTGCTAATCGGGGGAAAAACTAA
- the ykgE gene encoding dehydrogenase produces MNVNFYVTCIADIVKNGVAKNTVLLLEKLGCNVVFLEKQGCCGQPAINSGYAKQAIPGMKSLVETFEVNDYPIVAPAGSCVYAIKNYPEYFERFGEPQWAERAQKVADRFHDLTDFIVNVLKVENVGARLTGKAVYHPSCSLTRKLGIVQEPLTLLQNVKGLQLLPIHNQQTCCGFGGTFSVKMAEISGEMVTEKVVNISDVDPDYLVGADVSCLMNIAGRLSREGKNVKVMHIAEVLMQDEQGVN; encoded by the coding sequence ATGAACGTTAATTTTTACGTTACTTGCATTGCTGACATCGTAAAAAACGGTGTTGCAAAAAATACGGTATTACTGCTCGAAAAACTCGGTTGTAATGTCGTGTTCCTTGAAAAACAAGGCTGTTGTGGTCAACCGGCTATCAATAGTGGCTATGCCAAACAAGCTATCCCTGGGATGAAAAGCCTTGTCGAAACTTTTGAAGTGAATGATTATCCTATCGTAGCCCCGGCAGGCTCCTGCGTTTACGCCATAAAAAATTATCCCGAATACTTTGAACGCTTTGGTGAACCCCAATGGGCTGAACGTGCTCAAAAAGTTGCCGATCGTTTTCATGATCTTACTGACTTTATCGTCAATGTACTTAAAGTAGAAAATGTCGGCGCACGTTTAACCGGTAAAGCCGTCTATCATCCATCTTGTAGTCTTACTCGCAAATTAGGCATTGTCCAAGAACCGTTAACATTATTACAAAACGTCAAAGGTTTACAGTTACTGCCAATCCATAATCAACAGACTTGCTGTGGTTTTGGCGGAACGTTTTCCGTGAAAATGGCGGAAATTTCAGGCGAAATGGTAACTGAAAAAGTTGTAAATATTAGTGACGTAGATCCTGATTATTTGGTGGGCGCGGATGTGAGCTGCTTAATGAATATTGCAGGACGTTTAAGCCGAGAAGGCAAAAATGTCAAAGTGATGCATATTGCCGAAGTATTAATGCAAGATGAGCAAGGAGTGAACTAA
- the lldP gene encoding L-lactate transport, with protein MAFALSIFPIILLIYLMVKRNALPSYVALPWIAVVVLMIHLAYFGTDIATISANVTASIVAVQTPITVIFGAILFNKFSEMSGVTNVLRRWLGNINPNPVAQLMIIGWAFAFMIEGASGFGTPAAIAAPILVGLGFNPIKVAVLALIMNSVPVSFGAVGTPTWFGFGPLKLGENEILTIGSMTALIHSVAAFIIPLMALRVIVSWKEIRQNLMFIYISVFGCVVPYFIIAQFNYEFPALVGGAIGLLISVFAANRNIGLVKMENHLDSNAVTTSQVIKALLPTGMLISILIITRIQQLPFKAWMNDTTTWFTTRIGSLGDFEISHGLVFSLKNIFDTSVSASYKLLYVPAFIPFVITVLIVIPLFSMTFKQTKEIFGDSLRRTKNPFIALVGALIMVNLMLVGGETSMVKTIGKTFAETTGEHWTWFSSYLGAVGAFFSGSNTVSNLTFGSVQLSTAEITGLSTALVLALQSVGGAMGNMVCINNIVAVSSVLGTNNQEGNIIKQTVLPMFVYGIIAALVALFIIPLFFNV; from the coding sequence ATGGCTTTTGCACTTAGTATTTTTCCAATTATTCTTTTAATTTATCTTATGGTAAAACGTAATGCACTTCCTTCTTATGTTGCATTACCTTGGATCGCGGTTGTTGTTTTGATGATCCATTTAGCTTATTTCGGTACCGATATCGCCACAATTAGCGCAAACGTTACTGCGAGTATTGTGGCGGTACAAACACCAATTACTGTTATTTTTGGGGCGATTTTATTTAATAAATTCTCAGAAATGTCTGGTGTAACCAATGTATTACGTCGCTGGTTAGGGAATATTAACCCAAATCCTGTCGCACAACTTATGATTATCGGTTGGGCATTTGCCTTTATGATTGAGGGCGCAAGTGGTTTTGGTACGCCTGCCGCGATTGCTGCACCTATTTTAGTTGGTTTAGGATTTAACCCAATTAAAGTCGCAGTTCTTGCATTAATTATGAACTCCGTACCCGTTTCTTTTGGTGCGGTAGGTACACCAACTTGGTTTGGATTTGGGCCATTAAAATTAGGTGAAAATGAAATTCTAACGATAGGTTCAATGACTGCCTTAATCCATAGTGTCGCGGCTTTTATTATTCCGCTCATGGCATTACGCGTTATTGTGAGCTGGAAAGAAATTCGCCAAAATCTTATGTTTATTTACATTAGTGTTTTTGGTTGCGTTGTTCCTTATTTCATTATTGCTCAGTTTAACTATGAATTTCCAGCATTAGTCGGTGGGGCAATTGGTTTACTCATTTCAGTTTTCGCAGCAAACCGCAATATTGGCTTAGTAAAAATGGAAAATCATTTGGATAGCAATGCAGTCACAACATCCCAAGTTATAAAAGCATTACTACCAACAGGTATGTTGATTTCTATTTTAATCATCACACGTATTCAACAATTACCATTCAAAGCTTGGATGAATGACACAACGACATGGTTTACAACTCGCATTGGTTCATTAGGTGATTTCGAAATCAGCCATGGTTTGGTGTTCAGCTTAAAGAACATTTTTGATACCAGTGTTAGCGCAAGTTATAAATTACTTTATGTACCAGCATTTATTCCGTTTGTTATCACAGTACTCATTGTGATTCCACTATTCAGTATGACCTTCAAGCAAACAAAAGAAATTTTTGGTGACAGTTTACGTCGCACTAAAAATCCATTTATTGCTTTAGTCGGTGCACTTATCATGGTAAATCTCATGCTTGTTGGTGGAGAGACATCAATGGTGAAAACTATCGGTAAAACTTTTGCTGAAACCACTGGTGAACATTGGACATGGTTCTCATCCTATCTCGGTGCGGTAGGCGCGTTTTTCTCCGGTTCAAATACCGTTTCGAATTTAACATTCGGTAGTGTACAATTATCCACTGCAGAAATTACAGGATTATCGACCGCACTTGTACTTGCTTTACAGTCTGTAGGCGGTGCTATGGGGAATATGGTATGTATCAATAATATCGTTGCGGTATCTTCTGTACTTGGTACTAATAACCAAGAGGGCAATATCATCAAGCAAACCGTATTACCGATGTTTGTGTATGGCATAATTGCGGCACTTGTTGCACTATTTATTATTCCGTTATTCTTTAACGTATAA
- the dapF gene encoding diaminopimelate epimerase, whose product MQFSKMHGLGNDFVVVDAVTQNLFFPEDIIKKLADRHRGIGFDQLLIVEPPYDPDLDFHYRIFNADGSEVAQCGNGARCFARFVTMKGLTNKKDIAVSIAKGRMILTVKDDGMIRVNMGEPIWEPAKIPFIANKFEKNYILRTDIQTVLCGAVSMGNPHCVVQVDNIDTANVEELGPLLENHERFPERVNAGFMQIINRNHIKLRVYERGAGETQACGSGACAAAAVGIMQELLDHTVQVDLPGGSLTIEWAGKGQPLYMTGDATHIYDGVIKL is encoded by the coding sequence ATGCAATTTTCCAAAATGCACGGATTAGGCAATGATTTTGTCGTCGTTGATGCCGTAACGCAAAACCTGTTTTTCCCTGAAGATATCATTAAAAAACTGGCGGATCGCCATCGTGGTATTGGTTTCGATCAATTACTGATTGTTGAGCCACCATACGATCCCGATTTAGATTTCCATTATCGTATTTTTAATGCTGACGGTAGCGAAGTTGCCCAATGTGGCAATGGGGCTCGTTGTTTTGCGCGTTTTGTAACAATGAAAGGCTTAACGAATAAAAAAGATATTGCGGTCAGCATCGCTAAAGGTCGTATGATTTTAACGGTTAAAGATGATGGGATGATTCGCGTTAATATGGGCGAACCTATTTGGGAGCCGGCAAAAATTCCTTTTATCGCCAATAAATTCGAGAAAAATTATATTCTCCGCACCGACATTCAAACTGTACTTTGCGGTGCGGTTTCTATGGGAAATCCACATTGTGTCGTGCAAGTAGATAATATTGACACCGCCAATGTAGAAGAACTTGGTCCATTATTAGAAAACCATGAACGCTTTCCTGAGCGAGTAAATGCTGGATTTATGCAGATTATTAACCGTAATCACATCAAACTACGTGTTTATGAACGTGGTGCTGGTGAAACACAAGCCTGCGGAAGCGGAGCTTGTGCTGCTGCGGCTGTTGGCATTATGCAAGAATTACTTGATCACACAGTTCAAGTGGATTTACCTGGAGGTTCTCTCACTATTGAATGGGCTGGAAAAGGACAGCCGTTGTATATGACTGGTGATGCTACTCATATTTATGATGGTGTGATTAAACTCTAA